The following are from one region of the Rhizobium sullae genome:
- the exoK gene encoding endo-1,3-1,4-beta-glycanase ExoK produces the protein MTAKIAHARLLCQSLTIGALILGALPAHAQQATSKSFVDDFDKIDRSIWYVSDGWNNGAHQNCTWSKNQVKAEGGMLQLTFAEGKSKDRNYLCGEIQTKKRFSYGTYEARIKTATGKGLNSAFFTYIGPADKQQHDEIDFEVLGKDTSTVQVNQYIKAKGGNEKLVPVGQGADQSFNDYAFVWEPARLRYYLNGKLVQDVTDPSKIPQNPQKIFFSLWGTDKLANWMGKFAYTQPTTMEIDRMAYTAPGDKCQFEGSIACTLN, from the coding sequence ATGACGGCCAAAATCGCCCATGCGCGACTGCTTTGCCAGAGTTTGACGATCGGCGCCCTTATCCTCGGCGCCCTCCCCGCACATGCCCAGCAGGCAACGAGCAAATCCTTCGTGGATGATTTCGACAAGATCGACCGCAGCATCTGGTATGTATCCGACGGCTGGAACAACGGCGCCCACCAGAACTGCACCTGGTCGAAAAACCAGGTGAAGGCCGAGGGCGGCATGCTGCAGCTGACCTTCGCCGAGGGTAAATCCAAGGACCGCAACTATCTCTGCGGCGAGATCCAGACGAAAAAGCGCTTCAGCTACGGCACTTATGAAGCGCGGATCAAGACTGCAACCGGCAAGGGCCTGAACTCCGCCTTCTTCACCTATATCGGCCCTGCCGACAAGCAGCAGCACGACGAAATCGACTTCGAGGTGCTCGGCAAGGACACGTCGACTGTCCAGGTGAACCAGTACATCAAGGCCAAGGGCGGCAACGAAAAGCTCGTGCCCGTTGGTCAGGGGGCCGACCAGAGCTTCAATGACTACGCGTTCGTCTGGGAGCCGGCCCGGCTTCGCTATTATCTGAACGGCAAGCTCGTCCAGGACGTCACCGACCCGTCCAAGATCCCCCAGAACCCGCAGAAGATCTTCTTCAGCCTCTGGGGAACCGACAAACTTGCGAACTGGATGGGTAAATTCGCCTATACGCAACCAACGACGATGGAAATCGATCGGATGGCCTACACGGCTCCGGGCGACAAATGCCAGTTCGAGGGTTCGATCGCCTGCACGCTCAATTGA